ACCGTCACGGAAGAAGCGACGACAGCGCCGGTTGTTGCGCGCCCAACTCCTTCCGCTCCTCCTTTGGTCAGGAAACCTTTGTAGCAACTGATCATCGCGATAAAAAATCCGAAAAACGCCGACTTGATGAGACCGCCGTTGATGTCTTCGGGATCCACATACCAATAAAGGTGGTGAAGAAAAGGGCCGGCGGGAATATCCAGAAGCGTGGTCCCCACGGCGTAGGCTCCCACAATGCCTACGAAATTAAAAATAATCGTGAGCAGGGGAAGCATGAGAATACACCCAAGTACGCGTGGAACGACCAGATATTGCAGGGGATCCACCGCCATGGTTTGAAGGGCATCGATCTGTTCGGAAACACGCATGGTTCCGATTTCAGCGGCCATGGCCGAACAAACACGGGCTGTTACCATCAGCGCGGTGAAAAC
This sequence is a window from Deltaproteobacteria bacterium. Protein-coding genes within it:
- a CDS encoding ABC transporter permease is translated as MTKNFTKWVLKFFVPLGRWCRFTWESLEWAVRPPFRFNNFFKQLEFIGVQSIPIIMLTGLFTGMVFALQTGKTFSLFRMQNLVGSTVGLALTREIGPVFTALMVTARVCSAMAAEIGTMRVSEQIDALQTMAVDPLQYLVVPRVLGCILMLPLLTIIFNFVGIVGAYAVGTTLLDIPAGPFLHHLYWYVDPEDINGGLIKSAFFGFFIAMISCYKGFLTKGGAEGVGRATTGAVVASSVTVLITDYFLTTWILEYYSSHNF